In Brevundimonas subvibrioides, a genomic segment contains:
- a CDS encoding VOC family protein, which yields MSAPYVPPDPPVVPYLVVHDGPTALDWYVRAFAATVILRYDEPDGRLGHAALSINGGTIYLADEFPELHDRIGTRSPHHLNGSSCNIALAVDDVDAWMARAAKEGAITVRPATDDFYGRHGKMSDPFGHVWSFLGPKTGL from the coding sequence GTGTCGGCGCCCTACGTCCCGCCTGATCCGCCGGTCGTGCCCTATCTGGTCGTCCATGATGGCCCGACGGCCCTCGATTGGTATGTCCGTGCCTTCGCCGCGACGGTCATCCTGCGTTACGATGAACCGGATGGCCGCCTGGGCCACGCGGCACTCTCCATCAATGGCGGCACGATCTATCTGGCCGACGAGTTCCCGGAGCTCCACGACCGGATCGGAACCCGGTCGCCACACCACCTGAACGGCAGCAGCTGCAACATCGCTCTGGCCGTCGACGACGTCGATGCCTGGATGGCCCGCGCCGCAAAGGAAGGAGCCATCACCGTCCGCCCGGCCACGGACGACTTCTACGGCCGCCATGGCAAGATGAGCGACCCTTTCGGACACGTCTGGTCCTTTCTGGGGCCGAAGACGGGCCTTTAG
- a CDS encoding VOC family protein, producing MEQVEAPRPLTGITPYLSIASRGADAAAEFYRAAFGAVEVRRMVADDGERLLHVHLHINGGSVMLSDEFPEYGGEVDVEPKSVTLHLYVDDADEWWNRAITAGAVPVHPLADQFWGDRYGVLKDPFGHSWSIGSPIRSP from the coding sequence ATGGAACAGGTGGAGGCCCCCCGGCCGCTGACCGGCATCACCCCCTACCTCAGCATCGCCTCGCGCGGGGCCGATGCGGCCGCCGAATTCTATCGCGCCGCCTTCGGGGCGGTGGAGGTCCGCCGCATGGTCGCCGACGACGGCGAACGCCTGCTGCACGTCCACCTGCACATCAATGGCGGCAGCGTCATGCTGTCGGACGAGTTTCCCGAATACGGCGGCGAGGTCGATGTGGAGCCGAAGTCGGTCACCCTGCACCTCTATGTCGACGACGCCGACGAATGGTGGAACCGCGCCATCACCGCCGGTGCCGTGCCCGTCCACCCCCTGGCCGACCAGTTCTGGGGCGACCGCTACGGCGTGCTCAAGGACCCCTTCGGCCACAGCTGGTCGATCGGCTCGCCGATCCGGAGCCCCTGA
- a CDS encoding Do family serine endopeptidase encodes MKTSTLAITAALALAACGNANSTKAQDGVFAEPTNRTPPTDVSTMKQSFSPVVREAAPAVVNISARSVQRVQADPFFQMFGGGMPRERVAESAGSGVIVRSDGIVVTNNHVIEGAQQIRVVLNDRREFPAEVILADERSDIAVLRLTGVTEQLPVLAIDDREEQQVGDLVLAIGNPFGVGQTVTNGIISALNRTETGISDSGSFIQTDAAINPGNSGGPLVDMDGDVIGINTAIFSRSGSSSGVGFAVPASMVRRVVDSALGGATAVVRPWLGVKGDSVTADIARSLGLARPQGLIVTDVYANGPGARAGLREGDVITAIDGAEINDQGGLNFRIGTKSPNDSVAVTVLREGQSRTLNARVQTLPGDAKGNGQTIEQGPFAGAQVAALNPALADRLGGDPFASGAIVTDVARNSYAYRANGFLPGDVVTRIDGRPVRDLSAIREATRGSEVSLLRQGRVMSGRVR; translated from the coding sequence ATGAAGACTTCGACCCTCGCGATCACGGCGGCGCTGGCGCTGGCCGCGTGCGGCAACGCCAACTCAACCAAGGCCCAGGACGGCGTGTTCGCCGAGCCGACCAACCGGACGCCGCCGACCGACGTCTCGACCATGAAGCAGAGCTTCTCGCCCGTCGTGCGCGAGGCGGCCCCGGCGGTGGTGAACATTTCGGCGCGGTCGGTGCAGCGGGTGCAGGCCGACCCCTTCTTCCAGATGTTCGGCGGCGGCATGCCGCGCGAGCGGGTGGCGGAATCGGCGGGCTCGGGCGTCATCGTGCGCTCGGACGGCATTGTGGTCACCAACAACCACGTCATCGAAGGGGCCCAGCAGATCCGCGTCGTCCTGAACGACCGGCGCGAGTTTCCGGCCGAGGTGATCCTGGCCGACGAACGGTCCGACATCGCCGTGCTGAGGCTGACGGGGGTGACCGAACAGCTTCCTGTCCTGGCCATCGACGACCGCGAGGAACAGCAGGTCGGCGACCTGGTTCTGGCCATCGGCAATCCGTTCGGGGTCGGTCAGACGGTGACCAACGGCATCATCTCGGCCCTGAACCGGACCGAGACCGGCATTTCGGATTCGGGGTCCTTCATCCAGACGGATGCGGCGATCAATCCCGGCAACTCCGGCGGGCCGCTGGTGGACATGGACGGCGATGTGATCGGCATCAATACGGCGATCTTCTCGCGGTCGGGGTCGTCCTCGGGCGTCGGGTTCGCCGTGCCGGCCTCGATGGTGCGGCGGGTGGTGGACAGCGCGCTGGGCGGCGCGACGGCGGTGGTGCGGCCGTGGCTGGGGGTGAAGGGCGACAGCGTGACGGCGGACATCGCCCGCTCGCTGGGCCTGGCCCGGCCGCAGGGGCTGATCGTCACCGACGTCTATGCCAACGGGCCGGGCGCGCGGGCGGGCCTGCGCGAAGGCGACGTCATCACCGCCATCGACGGCGCCGAGATCAACGACCAGGGCGGGCTGAACTTCCGCATCGGGACGAAGAGCCCCAACGACAGCGTGGCCGTGACGGTCCTGCGCGAGGGGCAGTCCCGGACGTTGAACGCGCGGGTCCAGACCCTGCCGGGCGATGCCAAGGGCAATGGCCAGACGATCGAACAGGGACCGTTCGCAGGGGCCCAGGTCGCGGCCCTGAACCCGGCGCTGGCCGACCGGCTGGGGGGTGATCCCTTCGCCAGCGGAGCGATCGTCACCGATGTGGCGCGCAACAGCTATGCCTATCGCGCCAACGGCTTCCTGCCGGGCGATGTGGTGACCCGGATCGACGGGCGGCCCGTGCGCGATCTGTCGGCGATCCGGGAGGCCACGCGGGGGTCGGAAGTGTCCCTGTTGCGGCAGGGCCGGGTGATGTCGGGGCGGGTGCGCTAA